Proteins from one Deinococcus sp. AB2017081 genomic window:
- a CDS encoding site-2 protease family protein has translation MGLINLLTSNPLAFVIIAAALVLSLAFHEFAHAYVADRLGDPTPRRYGRVTLNPIKHLDPFGTLLLLLAGFGFAKPVPINPNNLGRWGTLWVAAAGPISNLLIAVLTAVLMKVFAGNFLAVQILGIVLGINVVLAVFNLIPIPLLDGSRILGALVPSLGRSLAQFEAQPFSFLIVMAFIYLARDPIGVIINNVQNWVERLIGV, from the coding sequence ATGGGCCTCATCAACCTCCTGACCTCGAACCCGCTGGCGTTCGTGATCATCGCGGCGGCACTCGTGCTGTCGCTCGCCTTCCACGAATTCGCGCACGCCTACGTGGCCGACCGGCTGGGCGACCCCACGCCCCGCCGCTATGGCCGCGTGACGCTGAATCCCATCAAGCACCTCGATCCCTTCGGCACGCTGCTGCTGCTGCTCGCGGGCTTCGGTTTCGCCAAGCCGGTGCCGATCAATCCGAACAACCTGGGCCGCTGGGGCACGCTGTGGGTGGCGGCCGCCGGGCCGATCAGCAACCTGCTCATCGCCGTGCTGACGGCCGTGCTCATGAAGGTCTTTGCCGGGAACTTCCTGGCCGTGCAGATCCTGGGGATCGTGCTGGGGATCAACGTGGTGCTGGCCGTGTTCAACCTGATTCCCATCCCGCTGCTGGACGGCAGCCGCATCCTGGGAGCGCTGGTGCCGTCGCTGGGCCGCAGCTTAGCGCAGTTCGAGGCCCAGCCCTTCTCCTTCCTGATCGTCATGGCCTTCATCTATCTGGCCCGCGACCCGATCGGCGTGATCATCAACAACGTGCAGAACTGGGTCGAGCGACTGATCGGGGTGTAG